The DNA region TCTTCCAAATCAATACCTAAACCTTCAGCAATTCTATTTACATAGTTAAAATAGGAAACCACCTGATTTAAATCAAGAATATCTTTATCACTCAAGCCTATTTCCTTTAGTCTTTTAATATCTTCTTTTTTTACTGAATTTGGCTTTTTTGTTAATTTTTCTGCATAACACAACATTGACCTTTCTCTTTTGGATATATTAGCTGAATTATAGTCTT from Halanaerobiales bacterium includes:
- a CDS encoding peroxidase-related enzyme (This protein belongs to a clade of uncharacterized proteins related to peroxidases such as the alkylhydroperoxidase AhpD.), coding for MNHHGAALQKLIRDNKKAKKIFSEVIEDYNSANISKRERSMLCYAEKLTKKPNSVKKEDIKRLKEIGLSDKDILDLNQVVSYFNYVNRIAEGLGIDLEEGKEEIYKK